In a single window of the Elaeis guineensis isolate ETL-2024a chromosome 8, EG11, whole genome shotgun sequence genome:
- the LOC105049945 gene encoding uncharacterized protein, translating into MSSRYPLHTLLHSFRFRLLARSISSTPCVESGGWFDKIKGVFTGKSTTDSKSSSSSFSLIEFADQMDKARMLGSFRKFEVGRSSATMSEAFKKHIAILRYLGSIDPTGENLKASHKRDATKHCNCAIADVEDVLAKYTWAKEAQKKIDKLKEEGKPLPKNFNEVQKLMGSTPVDAGRSNLAKSGAISRNALCPCGSKKRYKRCCGMT; encoded by the exons atgagctcTCGATACCCGCTTCACACACTTCTACACTCCTTCCGTTTCCGCCTCCTCGCCCGATCCATCTCCTCTACTCCCTGCGTCGAGAGCGGCGGATGGTTCGACAAGATCAAAGGCGTCTTCACCGGCAAATCCACCACCGATTCCaagtcctcctcctcctccttctccctCATCG AATTTGCCGATCAGATGGACAAGGCGCGGATGCTGGGATCCTTCAGGAAGTTCGAGGTGGGGCGCAGCAGCGCTACCATGTCCGAGGCTTTCAAGAAGCACATCGCCATCCTTCGCTACCTTGGCTCCATCGATCCAACGGGAGAG AATCTCAAAGCTAGCCACAAACGTGATGCGACAAAGCATTGTAATTGCGCGATAGCTGACGTTGAGGATGTACTGGCGAAGTACACGTGGGCCAAAGAGGCACAGAAGAAAATTGATAAGTTAAAGGAGGAAGGAAAGCCATTGCCAAAGAACTTTAACGAG GTGCAAAAACTGATGGGCTCAACACCAGTGGATGCTGGCAGATCTAATTTGGCAAAGAGTGGGGCAATAAGCAGAAATGCTCTCTGCCCATGCGGATCCAAAAAGAGATATAAAAG GTGCTGCGGAATGACCTGA